The Hemicordylus capensis ecotype Gifberg chromosome 6, rHemCap1.1.pri, whole genome shotgun sequence genome window below encodes:
- the LOC128332018 gene encoding uncharacterized protein LOC128332018: MFSSAAERDKWGPRFDSPPSTSAAASQANATGRKRKANFSNDETETLVWNVVRHFSALYGSESFRAHPVRRKQLWTQIQSRVNFLGYTERSIDDLKHKWRDLRLDVKKKITAKKPPPVHRPGPPHKPRLTPLEKMVASTFLQPTHDSEPEIVLDPDIFFPGASKQSFMPMQPGVSHPSIYIDTNGQPSSLPDMEGSMVPRLAVQSPDPSVICDYSRGEGQSSSAESGPELRTPEMPAVSPPLRNESLVSYASMSEEEEREGQEVDAGMGLQPGLDPQLSAEEDTKGPSRQSMLIRRCNSQGSVTSLPEDPLNHMETHSDWGHEGASDIPALGRALNPSQPEEEEAANQSAEMGSLPRVLMGPTWEKQEEEEEEEQRSTSPLHIGALTEESLPSSASPQTDQAPASHPLPRGMREGRREAWRTNIHRLMDMENQWDQLYHQELAMWQEERAQQRNERARDRELQFRLLGVLTDIRDELRYLRQERTTARQERATTRQERASQTVTPTTVPAPAALPPETEAPETSTEPSPLFFPVKTEGSLSRPLAARAGRGEATMVTRSPHGIPRRGRGRPRGSTSRHRKLFMSSS, translated from the exons ATGTTTTCCTCAGCAGCTGAGAGAGACAAATGGGGACCTAGGTTTGACTCTCCCCCATCCACTTCCGCTGCTGCCTCTCAGGCCAATGCGACCGGCCGGAAAAGGAAAGCCAACTTCTCCAACGACGAGACGGAGACTCTGGTCTGGAATGTAGTTCGACACTTCAGTGCCCTCTATGGATCTGAATCCTTCCGGGCTCACCCTGTCCGCCGGAAGCAACTCTGGACACAGATCCAAAGCCGGGTCAACTTCCTTGGCTACACCGAACGCTCCATTGATGATCTGAAGCACAAATGGCGGGACTTGAGGTTGGATGTCAAGAAGAAGATAACAGCCAAGAAGCCGCCACCTGTACACAGGCCGGGGCCTCCTCACAAACCTCGGCTTACGCCCCTAGAAAAGATGGTGGCTTCGACCTTCCTGCAGCCTACCCATGATTCAGAGCCAGAAATTGTCTTAGACCCAG ATATTTTCTTCCCCGGGGCATCGAAGCAGTCCTTCATGCCCATGCAGCCAGGCGTTAGCCACCCCAGCATCTACATTGATACCAATGGACAGCCCTCCTCACTGCCAGACATGGAAGGCTCCATGGTTCCACGCCTGGCGGTCCAGAGCCCCGACCCTTCCGTCATCTGTGACTACAGCAGGGGTGAAGGGCAGAGCAGTTCAG CCGAGTCAGGACCAGAGCTGCGGACTCCAGAAATGCCAGCCGTCTCTCCCCCACTAAGAAATGAGTCTCTAGTTTCCTATGCATCCATGTCCGAGGAAGAGGAGCGAGAAGGCCAAGAGGTGGATGCTGGGATGGGACTGCAGCCTGGCCTAGACCCACAGCTGTCTGCCGAGGAGGACACGAAGGGACCCAGCCGGCAGTCCATGCTCATCCGCAGGTGCAACTCACAGGGCTCAGTGACATCCCTGCCAGAGGATCCTCTCAATCACATGGAGACTCATTCAGACTGGGGCCACGAGGGGGCTTCCGACATCCCAGCTCTGGGTAGAGCGCTCAACCCCTCGCAGCCAGAGGAAGAAGAGGCAGCCAACCAAAGTGCAGAGATGGGCTCCTTGCCCCGGGTGCTGATGGGGCCGACGtgggagaagcaggaggaggaggaggaggaggaacagcggTCCACGTCTCCGCTACACATTGGAGCCCTCACGGAGGAGTCCTTGCCCTCTTCCGCCTCTCCCCAGACGGACCAGGCGCCTGCTTCCCATCCCTTGCCACGGGGGATGCGGGAGGGCAGGCGAGAGGCTTGGAGGACGAATATCCATCGCTTGATGGACATGGAGAACCAGTGGGACCAGCTGTACCACCAGGAGCTAGCCATGTGGCAAGAGGAGAGGGCCCAGCAGCGCAACGAGCGAGCCCGGGACAGAGAGCTCCAGTTCCGGCTGCTCGGCGTCCTCACTGACATCCGAGACGAACTGAGGTATTTGCGGCAGGAGCGGACAACGGCCAGGCAGGAGCGAGCCACGACCCGGCAGGAGCGAGCGTCGCAGACCGTCACGCCAACCACTGTCCCGGCTCCAGCCGCCTTGCCTCCAGAGACGGAGGCTCCAGAGACCTCAACCGAGCCCAGCCCTCTCTTCTTCCCGGTCAAAACTGAAGGGAGCCTCTCCAGACCACTCGCTGCTAGAGCTGGCCGGGGAGAGGCAACCATGGTGACTCGAAGTCCTCATGGCATCCCTCGGCGGGGTAGAGGCCGTCCCCGTGGCTCCACGTCGAGACACAGAAAGTTGTTTATGTCCAGTAGCTAG